From one uncultured Paludibacter sp. genomic stretch:
- a CDS encoding NADH dehydrogenase subunit M, with amino-acid sequence MNFLSLFVLIPVLMIFALFAARNRKQVLGVMVAGSIALIVLSAYLVVAYVSARNAGATETMLFTASEVWYAPLNIHYAVGVDGISVAMLCLSAIIVLTGTFTSWKIEPLTKEFFLWFSLLSTGVFGFFISVDLFTMFLFYEVALIPMFLLIGIWGSGRKEYSAMKLTLMLMGASAFLLVGILGLYYTAGATTMNILEIRNIHIPVQQQYLFFTLIFFGFGVLGALFPFHTWSPDGHASAPTAVSMLHAGVLMKLGGYGAFRVGIYLMPEAAHAIGPVFLVMTGIGVVYGAFAAIHQTDLKYINAYSSVSHCNLVLFAILMMTRTAMTGAVLQMLSHGLMTALFFALIGMIYGRTHTRMITEMGGLMKVMPFLGVAFVIGGLASLGLPGLSGFVSEMTIFIGSFENADLFRRVLTIAGTSAIVITAVYILRMVGKFLYGPIQDKHHAELTDAVWFERLAVIILIGGIVYIGSFPLGLSDMINHSLGDVMAQLAR; translated from the coding sequence ATGAATTTCTTATCACTTTTTGTACTGATTCCTGTACTAATGATTTTTGCACTGTTTGCTGCACGTAACCGTAAGCAAGTATTGGGTGTTATGGTGGCAGGCAGTATTGCATTGATTGTTTTATCAGCTTATTTGGTTGTTGCTTACGTTAGCGCACGCAATGCAGGAGCAACAGAAACAATGCTTTTTACGGCGTCCGAAGTTTGGTACGCCCCTTTGAACATTCATTATGCTGTGGGTGTGGACGGTATTTCGGTAGCAATGCTTTGTTTATCGGCAATCATTGTATTGACAGGAACATTTACCTCATGGAAAATTGAACCGTTGACCAAAGAATTTTTCTTGTGGTTCAGTTTGCTTTCTACCGGAGTATTTGGATTTTTTATTTCCGTGGATTTATTCACCATGTTTTTATTCTACGAAGTAGCTCTTATTCCTATGTTCTTATTGATTGGTATTTGGGGAAGCGGAAGAAAAGAATACTCCGCAATGAAACTGACGCTGATGTTGATGGGAGCTTCTGCGTTTTTACTTGTAGGAATTTTAGGACTATATTATACCGCAGGTGCAACAACAATGAATATTCTGGAGATAAGAAACATACATATTCCTGTTCAACAACAATACTTATTCTTTACACTGATATTTTTCGGATTTGGCGTGCTTGGAGCATTATTTCCGTTCCACACGTGGTCTCCTGACGGTCACGCATCGGCACCAACAGCGGTTTCTATGCTTCACGCGGGTGTCTTGATGAAATTAGGAGGTTACGGCGCATTCCGAGTAGGGATTTATTTAATGCCGGAAGCTGCTCACGCAATTGGTCCCGTTTTCCTTGTTATGACCGGAATTGGAGTTGTATATGGAGCTTTTGCAGCTATTCATCAAACCGACTTAAAATATATCAACGCTTATTCATCGGTAAGCCACTGTAATTTGGTGCTTTTCGCTATTCTGATGATGACACGCACCGCAATGACGGGAGCTGTTCTTCAAATGCTTTCTCACGGATTAATGACAGCATTGTTCTTTGCTTTAATCGGGATGATTTACGGACGTACACACACACGTATGATTACCGAAATGGGCGGATTGATGAAAGTAATGCCATTTCTTGGAGTTGCATTCGTAATAGGCGGGTTAGCTTCGTTGGGACTTCCGGGATTGAGCGGTTTCGTTTCAGAAATGACCATTTTTATCGGATCGTTTGAAAATGCAGATTTGTTCAGACGTGTTTTAACTATTGCCGGTACAAGCGCCATTGTAATCACTGCCGTATATATTCTTCGCATGGTTGGTAAATTTCTTTACGGGCCTATTCAGGATAAGCATCACGCTGAATTGACCGATGCCGTTTGGTTTGAAAGATTAGCGGTAATTATACTTATCGGAGGAATTGTATATATCGGTTCGTTCCCATTGGGATTGTCGGATATGATAAATCACAGTTTGGGGGACGTAATGGCGCAACTTGCCAGATAA
- a CDS encoding Amidohydrolase — translation MNAKFRYLVDNCFHYTQNIYHHLHAHPELSFHEVETSKYIQNELKELHIPFRANIAETGILGKIEGKNPKKKIIALRADMDALPIHEHNNFLHKSKNEHVMHACGHDVHTASLLGAAKILNELKDKFEGTILLIFQPGEEKAPGGAYLMLEDGVFNETEPELIIAQHVSVDFAVGEMAFLPGKIMASADEIYITVKGKGGHGALPHLCNDTVLAASQIVVALQQVKSRLCHPAIPMVLTFGKMIANGDTNIIPNEVKIAGTFRTVDENWRAEAKKHIRRIITETCAAYGCTAEIEIPEGYPCVINDKFVTEEAQKFAEEFAGKENIKAMELRMTSEDFGFFTQKYPSCFYRFGVKGKNNPSSGGLHTPTFCVDEEALKTGTGGLAWIAYNFLKTKS, via the coding sequence ATGAATGCCAAATTTCGATATTTAGTAGATAATTGTTTCCATTATACACAAAACATCTATCATCATTTACATGCTCATCCCGAGCTTTCATTTCACGAAGTTGAAACATCCAAATATATTCAAAATGAACTGAAGGAACTCCATATTCCATTTCGTGCGAATATTGCAGAAACAGGCATTCTTGGAAAAATTGAAGGAAAAAATCCGAAGAAAAAAATAATTGCGCTTCGCGCTGATATGGATGCGCTTCCCATTCATGAACATAACAATTTTCTCCATAAATCGAAAAACGAACACGTAATGCACGCTTGCGGACACGATGTACATACCGCCTCTTTGCTTGGCGCAGCAAAAATTTTGAATGAATTGAAAGATAAATTTGAAGGAACAATATTGCTTATATTTCAACCCGGCGAAGAAAAAGCTCCCGGTGGCGCTTATTTGATGTTGGAAGACGGAGTTTTCAACGAAACAGAACCCGAACTGATTATCGCTCAACATGTTTCGGTAGATTTCGCGGTAGGAGAAATGGCTTTTCTTCCGGGAAAAATTATGGCTTCGGCTGATGAAATTTATATCACTGTAAAAGGAAAAGGCGGGCACGGCGCTTTACCTCATCTATGTAACGATACAGTTTTGGCAGCATCACAAATCGTTGTTGCATTGCAGCAAGTTAAAAGTCGGCTGTGTCACCCGGCAATTCCTATGGTATTGACTTTTGGTAAAATGATTGCCAATGGAGACACCAACATTATTCCCAACGAAGTAAAAATAGCCGGAACATTCCGTACGGTGGATGAAAACTGGAGAGCGGAAGCAAAAAAACATATCCGTCGGATTATCACAGAAACTTGCGCCGCTTATGGATGTACTGCCGAAATTGAAATTCCCGAAGGATATCCGTGTGTGATAAATGATAAATTTGTTACGGAAGAAGCACAAAAATTTGCCGAAGAATTTGCGGGAAAAGAAAACATAAAAGCTATGGAATTACGTATGACTTCCGAAGATTTTGGATTTTTCACTCAAAAATATCCCAGTTGTTTTTATCGCTTTGGCGTGAAAGGAAAAAATAATCCCAGCTCAGGCGGACTTCATACGCCTACTTTCTGTGTTGATGAAGAAGCATTAAAAACAGGCACGGGTGGATTGGCTTGGATTGCTTATAATTTTTTAAAAACCAAGAGTTAA
- the nuoN gene encoding NADH-quinone oxidoreductase subunit N, giving the protein MYFSNFLYMRDEVSLLLVMLFLLMYDLIAGEKGMKYFQPIAIAVFTIHTLFNLRPYAAGESFGGMYQYAPMMTIVKSILNVGTLVVFLQAKYWFDTENQRNKRGEFYFLTLTTLLGMYFMISAGNFLLFYIGLEMASIPLATLAALDKYKQKSAEAGAKYILTAAFSSGILLFGLSLVYGTCGTLYFADIPAMVQVNPLQIMAFVFFAVGLFFKISLVPFHLWAADVYEGAPTNVTSYLSVISKGSAAFVLMVIFYKVFGSMIKEWQGILYGVIIASITLGNLFALRQKNLKRFLAFSSISQAGYIMLGVIGGTPMGMTSLVYYILVYLFSNLAAFGVISAIEARTGKINIPDYNGLYSTNPKLSFVMMLALFSLAGIPPFAGFFSKFFIFAAAAQQGYYMLVLVALINTIISLYYYLIVVRAMFIEKSDAPIATFTTDGYNKASLIFCTAGIILIGLLSVIYQHIDGLSFGM; this is encoded by the coding sequence ATGTATTTCAGTAATTTTTTATATATGCGGGATGAGGTTTCCCTTTTGTTGGTAATGCTTTTTCTGCTGATGTACGACCTAATTGCAGGCGAAAAAGGGATGAAGTATTTTCAACCGATTGCTATTGCTGTATTTACAATTCATACCCTGTTCAACTTACGTCCTTACGCTGCAGGTGAATCTTTTGGCGGAATGTATCAATACGCCCCGATGATGACGATTGTGAAATCCATCCTCAACGTAGGTACTCTGGTTGTATTTTTGCAGGCAAAATATTGGTTTGATACTGAAAACCAACGAAACAAACGCGGTGAATTTTATTTTCTAACGCTTACTACATTGTTGGGAATGTATTTTATGATTTCTGCCGGAAACTTCCTTTTGTTCTACATCGGATTGGAAATGGCGTCTATTCCTTTGGCAACACTTGCCGCATTGGATAAATACAAACAAAAATCTGCCGAAGCAGGCGCAAAATATATTTTAACCGCTGCATTTTCTTCCGGAATACTTTTGTTTGGACTTTCATTGGTTTACGGAACTTGCGGAACGCTTTATTTTGCCGATATACCCGCTATGGTACAAGTAAATCCGTTGCAAATTATGGCATTTGTTTTCTTTGCCGTGGGATTGTTTTTCAAAATATCACTCGTTCCCTTCCATTTGTGGGCTGCCGATGTGTATGAAGGAGCTCCAACCAACGTAACGTCTTATCTTTCGGTTATTTCAAAAGGTTCGGCAGCATTTGTGTTGATGGTGATTTTTTACAAAGTTTTCGGAAGTATGATAAAAGAATGGCAGGGAATTCTTTATGGTGTAATTATTGCAAGCATCACACTGGGTAACTTGTTTGCGCTTCGTCAGAAAAACCTGAAACGTTTTCTTGCTTTCTCTTCCATTTCACAAGCGGGTTACATTATGTTGGGAGTTATAGGCGGCACGCCTATGGGAATGACTTCGTTGGTATATTACATTTTGGTGTATTTATTCTCTAACTTAGCCGCTTTTGGTGTTATTTCAGCGATTGAAGCGCGCACGGGAAAAATAAACATACCGGACTATAACGGACTTTACAGCACCAATCCGAAACTGAGTTTTGTAATGATGTTGGCATTGTTCTCGCTGGCAGGAATTCCTCCGTTCGCGGGATTTTTCAGTAAGTTCTTTATTTTTGCCGCCGCCGCACAACAAGGATATTATATGCTGGTTTTGGTGGCTTTAATAAACACTATCATCTCCTTGTACTACTATTTAATTGTGGTGCGTGCCATGTTTATTGAGAAAAGTGATGCGCCCATTGCTACATTTACCACCGACGGTTACAACAAAGCAAGTTTGATTTTTTGTACCGCAGGCATTATTCTTATTGGTTTACTGAGCGTTATTTATCAACATATTGATGGGTTGAGCTTTGGAATGTAG
- a CDS encoding conserved exported hypothetical protein (Evidence 4 : Unknown function but conserved in other organisms): MKRKLGILLAVFTMVILTAAAQKPVISFPVKEHDFGQVNEQDGKITYVFEFTNTGSTPLIVQRVQASCGCTTPDWTKEPIEPGKKGTITATYNPQGRPGVFTKSITVYSNASNETEVLYIKGNVIPKPQETANNLPLQMGGGALRYNTKIIQMNNIAKNNTQTRSLGIKNSSNNDLKVDVANLPAYVNAVVTPSTLKPGQEGKIDFTFNSAKTSMWGPVNDDVFLVLNGKKTMADEYKVSLLANVVEDFGKMTIDDKRNSPIFEIKSPNIYLGEITQGHKVRGKINIKNSGKNSLEIRRIVNNNNEILVRPATMSIKSGKTSELKVDINSKDLAKGEYKRTFTMQTNDPQNSFIVFNLSWKVK; this comes from the coding sequence ATGAAAAGAAAATTAGGAATCTTGCTGGCTGTTTTTACTATGGTAATTTTAACCGCAGCGGCGCAAAAACCGGTCATCAGTTTTCCGGTAAAAGAACATGATTTTGGGCAAGTAAACGAACAGGACGGAAAAATTACCTATGTATTTGAATTTACCAATACAGGTTCAACACCGCTTATTGTACAACGCGTACAAGCATCTTGCGGATGTACTACTCCTGATTGGACAAAAGAACCGATTGAACCCGGTAAAAAAGGGACGATTACTGCTACTTATAATCCTCAAGGACGTCCCGGAGTTTTTACAAAATCCATCACAGTGTATTCCAATGCCAGCAACGAAACAGAAGTACTATATATAAAAGGGAATGTAATTCCAAAACCGCAAGAAACAGCAAACAACCTCCCGCTTCAAATGGGAGGAGGAGCTTTGAGATACAATACTAAAATCATTCAAATGAACAATATTGCTAAAAATAATACTCAAACTCGTTCTCTTGGAATTAAAAATTCATCCAATAATGATTTGAAAGTGGATGTTGCAAATTTGCCGGCTTATGTTAATGCTGTAGTAACTCCTTCTACATTAAAACCGGGACAGGAAGGTAAAATTGATTTCACTTTCAATTCGGCAAAAACTTCTATGTGGGGACCTGTAAATGATGATGTTTTTTTAGTACTTAACGGTAAAAAAACGATGGCGGATGAATATAAAGTTTCTTTACTTGCAAATGTGGTAGAAGATTTTGGAAAAATGACCATCGACGATAAAAGAAATTCACCTATTTTTGAAATAAAATCCCCCAATATTTATTTGGGCGAAATTACCCAAGGACATAAAGTAAGAGGCAAGATAAACATTAAAAATAGTGGTAAGAATTCGTTGGAAATTCGCCGTATTGTGAATAACAATAATGAAATTCTTGTGCGTCCTGCTACGATGAGTATTAAAAGCGGTAAAACTTCCGAACTTAAAGTAGATATTAATTCAAAAGATTTAGCAAAAGGCGAATATAAAAGGACATTTACAATGCAAACCAACGATCCGCAAAATTCGTTCATTGTTTTTAATTTATCTTGGAAAGTGAAGTAG
- a CDS encoding putative enzyme (Evidence 3 : Putative function from multiple computational evidences; Product type e : enzyme), translating to MHYKHHHPENDPAYKGLTVNEGVSDVPMVNPYAKKRPKRKKLSVQDYVDGILEGNISILSQAVTLVEXSLVQHQQIAQEVIEKCLPYAGKSIRLGITGVPGAGKSTFIEALGMYLIHSGKKLAVLAIDPSSERSKGSILGDKTRMEELSVAKNAFIRPSPSAGSLGGVARKTRESIVLCEAAGFDTIFVETVGVGQSETAVHSMVDFFLLLQLAGTGDELQGIKRGIMEMADGIAINKCDGTNVEKSQLAKRQYENALHLFPMPDSGWKPEVVTCSAIEKTGIPEVWKMVLQYIQFTKESKYFEGKRTFQSKYWMYESINEKLKSDFYNNEIIEKLLEETEQKVLSNELSSFVAAKKLLEAYRNL from the coding sequence ATGCATTATAAACATCACCATCCTGAAAATGATCCCGCATACAAAGGACTTACCGTAAACGAAGGAGTTTCTGATGTTCCGATGGTAAATCCGTACGCAAAAAAACGCCCGAAACGCAAAAAATTAAGTGTTCAGGATTATGTAGACGGAATTTTAGAGGGAAACATCTCCATTTTAAGTCAGGCGGTAACGTTGGTGGAGAGNTCGCTTGTGCAACATCAGCAAATTGCTCAGGAAGTGATTGAAAAATGTCTTCCTTATGCCGGGAAATCCATTCGATTAGGAATTACAGGCGTTCCCGGAGCAGGGAAAAGTACGTTTATTGAAGCGCTCGGAATGTATTTAATCCATTCTGGTAAAAAATTAGCCGTATTAGCCATCGATCCCAGCAGCGAACGGAGCAAAGGAAGCATATTGGGCGATAAAACCCGTATGGAAGAACTTTCGGTAGCTAAAAATGCGTTTATTCGTCCTTCGCCTTCGGCAGGTTCATTGGGAGGCGTGGCGCGTAAAACGCGTGAAAGCATCGTATTGTGTGAAGCAGCCGGATTTGATACCATTTTTGTGGAAACAGTAGGAGTGGGACAGTCTGAAACCGCCGTACATTCTATGGTCGATTTCTTTTTGCTGCTTCAACTGGCAGGAACAGGCGACGAATTGCAAGGAATTAAACGAGGAATTATGGAAATGGCGGATGGAATTGCCATTAACAAGTGCGACGGAACAAACGTGGAAAAATCCCAGCTTGCCAAACGGCAGTACGAAAATGCACTTCATCTTTTCCCGATGCCCGATTCGGGTTGGAAACCGGAAGTTGTTACGTGTTCCGCTATTGAAAAAACCGGAATTCCCGAAGTGTGGAAAATGGTGCTCCAATACATTCAATTTACAAAAGAAAGCAAATATTTTGAGGGAAAAAGAACCTTCCAATCCAAATATTGGATGTACGAAAGCATTAACGAAAAACTGAAATCCGACTTTTATAACAATGAAATAATTGAAAAACTCTTGGAAGAAACCGAACAAAAAGTGCTTTCCAATGAATTGAGTTCATTTGTTGCCGCAAAAAAACTGCTCGAAGCGTACAGAAATTTGTAA
- a CDS encoding conserved hypothetical protein (Evidence 4 : Unknown function but conserved in other organisms), whose product MNMTLKESVIKSLEDIGEITNYAAVVTNIIEKKYYDFSASKTPGATISAVLGDFIREGDSRVKRVKHDNGTYWYYLTKNEQNIGIEILSGDSELVETKKIKSNKTEKIKSYEERDLHKLLSSYLKNSSIYSKTIFHEQSNGKDNNQIWTHPDMVGIKFLNLQSKASQNFIKSINRVDTFKLYSYELKKEINSDSELKKAYFQAVSNSSWSNFGYLVAFEFSDSLTEEMERLNQSFGIGIIELNANPYQSKVLYSAKYRDLDFKTIDKLCKINKDFEKFIEQTEKLMTAEERYYKSTEKELDEFCDGYFSDDTEVDNYCKERHIPSEKE is encoded by the coding sequence ATGAATATGACGTTAAAAGAATCTGTCATCAAAAGTCTTGAAGATATTGGTGAAATTACAAATTACGCTGCAGTTGTAACAAACATTATCGAAAAAAAATATTATGACTTTAGTGCCTCTAAAACACCTGGAGCAACTATATCGGCTGTTTTAGGAGATTTCATTAGGGAAGGTGACTCAAGAGTAAAAAGAGTAAAACACGATAATGGAACGTATTGGTATTATCTAACTAAAAACGAACAAAATATAGGTATTGAAATTTTGAGTGGAGATTCTGAATTAGTTGAAACAAAAAAAATAAAGTCAAATAAAACCGAAAAAATAAAATCGTACGAAGAAAGAGACCTACATAAGTTGCTAAGCAGTTACTTGAAAAATTCTAGTATTTACTCAAAAACAATATTCCACGAACAATCAAATGGAAAAGATAACAACCAAATTTGGACTCATCCAGATATGGTTGGAATAAAGTTTCTGAATTTACAATCAAAAGCAAGTCAGAATTTCATTAAATCTATTAATCGTGTCGATACGTTCAAACTTTATTCTTATGAATTAAAAAAAGAAATAAATAGTGATAGCGAACTAAAAAAAGCATATTTTCAAGCAGTATCAAATTCAAGTTGGTCGAACTTTGGTTATTTAGTAGCTTTTGAATTTAGTGATAGTTTAACTGAAGAAATGGAAAGATTAAATCAATCATTTGGTATTGGAATTATTGAACTGAATGCAAATCCTTATCAAAGCAAGGTATTGTATTCAGCCAAATATCGTGATTTGGACTTTAAGACGATAGATAAACTATGTAAAATTAATAAAGATTTTGAGAAATTCATTGAACAGACAGAGAAATTAATGACCGCTGAAGAGAGATATTACAAGTCAACAGAAAAAGAACTTGATGAATTTTGCGATGGCTATTTTTCAGATGATACAGAAGTTGACAATTATTGTAAAGAAAGACATATTCCATCTGAAAAAGAATAA
- a CDS encoding Peptidyl-prolyl cis-trans isomerase, producing the protein MKITANTVVDAEYELFVDGENGDLELMERATPERPLNFIYGVGMMLPKFEENLANLEEGNTFDFTLQQNEAYGEYEDEAVIDLDRSVFEINGKLDEEMVFEGNVVPLMDNEGNRVQAQIVSVDDKHVRVDLNHPLAGETLHFKGKILKVREASQEEINALLGGGSCGCGDDDCSDDSCGCGSGCGCH; encoded by the coding sequence CAGCAAACACAGTAGTAGATGCCGAATATGAATTATTTGTAGACGGTGAAAACGGAGATTTGGAATTAATGGAAAGAGCAACACCGGAACGTCCGCTGAATTTTATTTATGGCGTAGGTATGATGTTGCCGAAATTTGAAGAAAACTTGGCAAATTTGGAAGAAGGAAATACATTTGATTTTACACTACAACAAAACGAAGCATACGGAGAATATGAAGATGAAGCCGTGATAGATTTAGACCGTTCGGTATTTGAAATCAACGGTAAATTGGATGAAGAAATGGTTTTTGAAGGAAACGTGGTACCTTTAATGGATAACGAAGGGAATCGTGTGCAAGCGCAAATTGTTTCTGTAGATGATAAACACGTACGTGTAGATTTAAATCACCCTTTGGCAGGAGAAACACTTCATTTTAAAGGAAAAATTTTGAAAGTACGTGAAGCAAGTCAAGAGGAAATAAATGCACTTTTAGGAGGTGGTAGTTGCGGTTGTGGCGACGATGATTGTTCAGACGACAGTTGCGGTTGCGGAAGTGGTTGCGGATGCCATTAA
- a CDS encoding putative GCN5-related N-acetyltransferase (Evidence 3 : Putative function from multiple computational evidences): protein MEFIQIKSSEDKFFDKILKLYQEAFPENQRHTNADFKKLIESGKNNFYCNAVLLNGFFVGFFNHWIFDKFIFAEHFAIEEAVRGNKIGEKVMKMIESTAELPLVFEVELPDTEINARRIEFYHRLGYEIVPIEYLQPPYNKNGYPQPLHLMTDNLEFVLDNYEFIKTTIYKNVYRVK, encoded by the coding sequence ATGGAATTTATTCAGATTAAATCCTCAGAAGATAAGTTTTTTGACAAAATCCTAAAACTTTACCAAGAAGCTTTTCCCGAAAATCAGCGACATACCAATGCCGATTTCAAAAAATTAATAGAATCAGGAAAAAATAATTTTTATTGCAATGCCGTGTTGCTTAACGGTTTTTTTGTAGGATTTTTTAATCATTGGATATTTGATAAATTTATTTTTGCCGAACATTTTGCCATAGAAGAAGCCGTACGCGGCAACAAAATTGGCGAAAAAGTAATGAAAATGATAGAATCTACCGCGGAATTGCCTCTCGTTTTTGAGGTAGAACTTCCCGATACGGAAATAAACGCACGTAGAATTGAGTTTTATCACCGTTTGGGATATGAAATTGTTCCTATAGAGTATTTACAACCGCCTTACAATAAAAACGGTTATCCTCAGCCGCTTCACTTAATGACGGATAATTTAGAGTTTGTTTTAGATAATTATGAATTTATTAAAACCACCATTTATAAAAATGTGTATCGAGTGAAGTGA
- a CDS encoding conserved hypothetical protein (Evidence 4 : Unknown function but conserved in other organisms): MKKITFFIWILFLVLPEISFAQKDTTLLKEIKSLKKQIENNNHTFDQILKNIDDVLWFERVGDVAFIDKVRIASTPRWKPRTPDDRFAKNKLQFYSYVFIPRNINTAKKYPLIVLPHGGVHADFTTYHTHIVREMLAQGYVVIAPEYRGSTGYGQTTYENIDYGGRENDDVLASRDYMVENYNFIDKNKVGVVGWSHGGMIALMQILLHPEAYQCAFAGVPVSDLHNRLASHDKDYTEIYSADYFIGKTPEQNPQEYIRRSPTHYARNLNKPLLIHTNTNDNDVYVEEVKLMIDSLKFYDKKFEYKIFEKSSGGHGFDRIDMKEATDIRFTIYKFLEKYLHPPKPFKSASDMRKAGYRFN, encoded by the coding sequence ATGAAAAAAATCACATTCTTCATTTGGATTTTGTTTTTGGTTTTACCTGAAATCTCTTTCGCACAAAAAGACACTACGTTACTGAAAGAAATAAAATCACTCAAAAAGCAAATAGAAAACAATAACCATACTTTCGATCAGATTTTGAAAAATATTGACGATGTTTTGTGGTTTGAAAGAGTAGGAGATGTTGCATTTATTGATAAAGTACGCATTGCATCCACGCCGCGTTGGAAACCGCGCACACCCGACGATAGATTTGCGAAGAACAAATTGCAGTTTTATTCTTATGTTTTTATTCCGAGAAATATTAACACGGCAAAAAAATATCCGTTAATTGTACTTCCGCATGGAGGAGTACACGCCGATTTTACCACTTATCATACGCATATTGTGCGCGAAATGCTGGCGCAGGGTTATGTGGTAATTGCTCCCGAATATCGCGGTAGCACCGGTTACGGACAAACCACCTATGAAAACATTGATTACGGAGGACGAGAAAACGATGATGTGTTGGCAAGTCGTGATTATATGGTGGAGAATTACAACTTCATCGATAAAAATAAAGTGGGAGTAGTAGGTTGGAGCCATGGTGGAATGATTGCGTTAATGCAGATTTTACTTCATCCCGAAGCATATCAATGCGCTTTTGCAGGCGTGCCTGTAAGTGATTTGCACAATCGTTTGGCATCACACGACAAAGATTATACGGAAATTTATTCGGCAGATTATTTTATAGGCAAAACGCCCGAGCAAAACCCACAGGAATATATACGCCGCTCTCCGACACATTATGCCAGAAATCTAAACAAACCATTACTGATTCATACCAATACCAACGATAACGATGTGTATGTGGAAGAAGTAAAACTAATGATTGATTCGCTGAAATTTTACGATAAGAAATTTGAATATAAAATTTTTGAGAAATCTTCAGGCGGACACGGTTTTGACCGTATTGATATGAAAGAAGCCACCGATATACGTTTTACCATTTACAAGTTTCTTGAAAAATACCTTCATCCTCCCAAACCATTTAAATCTGCTTCCGATATGCGAAAAGCAGGATATCGATTTAATTGA